In Nicotiana tabacum cultivar K326 chromosome 17, ASM71507v2, whole genome shotgun sequence, one DNA window encodes the following:
- the LOC107776792 gene encoding delta(24)-sterol reductase-like isoform X1 has protein sequence MLYWPFVSKMSDAKAPLRPKRKMQLVDFLIQFRWILVIFFVLPFSFLYYFSIYLGDVKSERKSYEQRQKEHDENVKEVVKRLGERDASKDGLVCTGRPPWVVVGMRNVDYKRARHFEVDLSKFRNILEIDKERMIARVEPLVNMGQISRVTVPMNLSLAVLAELDDLTVGGLINGFGIEGSSHIFGLFSDTVVSLEVVLADGRVVRATKDNEYSDLFYAIPWSQGTLGLLVSAEIKLIPVKEYVRLTYKPVTGNLKELAQAYADTFAPRDGDQDNPSKVPEMVEGMIYSPTEGVMMTGRYASKQEAKQRGNVINNYGWWFKPWFYQHAQTALKRGEFVEYIPTRDYYHRHTRSLYWEGKLILPFGDQFWFRFLLGWLMPPKIALLKATQSEAIRNYYHDHHVIQDLLVPLYKVGDCLEWVHREMEVYPIWLCPHRIYKLPVKPMIYPEPGFEAHRRQGDTEYAQMYTDIGVYYVPGAVLRGEPFDGAEKCRQLELWLIENHGFQAQYAVTELTEKNFWRMFDNTLYEQCRKKYKAIGTFMSAYYKSKKGRKTEKEVQEAEQEKAEQETPEVDE, from the exons ATG CTGTACTGGCCTTTTGTTTCCAAGATGTCGGATGCTAAGGCCCCCCTTCGTCCCAAGAGGAAGATGCAGTTGGTGGACTTTCTTATCCAATTCAGATGGATCCTTGTTATCTTCTTTGTCCTTCCTTTCTCGTTCCTGTATTACTTCTCCATATATCTAGGGGATGTTAAATCTGAGAGGAAATCTTACGAACAGCGTCAGAAGGAACACGATGAAAATGTTAAAGAGGTCGTGAAGCGCCTTGGGGAGAGGGATGCATCAAAGGATGGTCTTGTCTGCACAGGCAGGCCTCCGTGGGTGGTTGTTGGAATGAGAAATGTTGACTATAAGCGTGCTCGTCATTTTGAAGTTGATCTTTCTAAGTTCAGAAATATACTTGAAATTGACAAGGAAAGAATGATTGCCAGAGTTGAGCCTCTGGTCAATATGGGCCAAATATCTAGAGTTACTGTTCCAATGAATCTTTCCCTTGCAGTTCTTGCTGAGCTTGATGATCTGACAGTTGGTGGTCTGATCAATGGCTTCGGGATTGAAGGAAGCTCTCACATCTTTGGATTGTTCTCTGACACTGTTGTGTCACTTGAGGTAGTTCTAGCAGACGGACGGGTGGTTAGAGCTACAAAGGACAATGAGTATTCTGATCTTTTCTATGCTATCCCGTGGTCTCAGGGGACATTGGGTCTTCTTGTTTCAGCTGAGATCAAGCTTATACCGGTTAAGGAGTACGTGAGACTTACTTACAAACCTGTAACTGGTAATCTTAAAGAGCTTGCGCAGGCTTATGCGGATACTTTTGCACCTAGAGATGGGGACCAGGACAATCCTTCTAAAGTTCCAGAGATGGTAGAAGGCATGATTTATAGTCCCACGGAAGGTGTTATGATGACCGGTAGATATGCTTCGAAACAGGAAGCCAAGCAAAGGGGTAATGTAATCAACAATTATGGTTGGTGGTTCAAACCATGGTTTTACCAGCATGCTCAAACTGCACTGAAAAGAGGGGAATTTGTGGAGTACATTCCAACTAGGGACTACTACCACAGGCACACAAGATCCTTGTATTGGGAAGGGAAACTAATTCTTCCATTTGGTGATCAGTTCTGGTTTAGGTTTCTCCTAGGATGGCTCATGCCACCCAAGATTGCTCTGCTCAAGGCCACTCAAAGTGAGGCTATCAGGAACTATTACCATGACCATCATGTTATTCAGGATCTGCTTGTTCCTCTTTACAAGGTTGGAGATTGTCTTGAGTGGGTCCACCGCGAAATGGAG GTATATCCCATCTGGCTCTGCCCACACAGAATTTACAAGCTGCCTGTGAAACCTATGATCTATCCTGAACCAGGATTTGAGGCACACCGCAGGCAGGGTGACACTGAATATGCTCAAATGTATACTGATATCGGCGTCTACTATGTTCCTGGAGCAGTCCTGAGAGGTGAGCCCTTTGATGGTGCAGAGAAATGCCGCCAACTGGAGCTTTGGTTGATCGAAAACCATGGGTTCCAGGCTCAATACGCGGTCACTGAACTGACAGAGAAGAACTTCTGGAGGATGTTTGATAATACCCTCTACGAGCAGTGCAGAAAAAAATATAAAGCCATCGGAACCTTCATGAGTGCGTACTATAAATCCAAAAAAGGAAGGAAGACGGAGAAGGAGGTGCAGGAAGCCGAGCAAGAGAAAGCTGAACAAGAGACTCCCGAAGTCGATGAGTAA
- the LOC107776792 gene encoding delta(24)-sterol reductase-like isoform X2, with translation MSDAKAPLRPKRKMQLVDFLIQFRWILVIFFVLPFSFLYYFSIYLGDVKSERKSYEQRQKEHDENVKEVVKRLGERDASKDGLVCTGRPPWVVVGMRNVDYKRARHFEVDLSKFRNILEIDKERMIARVEPLVNMGQISRVTVPMNLSLAVLAELDDLTVGGLINGFGIEGSSHIFGLFSDTVVSLEVVLADGRVVRATKDNEYSDLFYAIPWSQGTLGLLVSAEIKLIPVKEYVRLTYKPVTGNLKELAQAYADTFAPRDGDQDNPSKVPEMVEGMIYSPTEGVMMTGRYASKQEAKQRGNVINNYGWWFKPWFYQHAQTALKRGEFVEYIPTRDYYHRHTRSLYWEGKLILPFGDQFWFRFLLGWLMPPKIALLKATQSEAIRNYYHDHHVIQDLLVPLYKVGDCLEWVHREMEVYPIWLCPHRIYKLPVKPMIYPEPGFEAHRRQGDTEYAQMYTDIGVYYVPGAVLRGEPFDGAEKCRQLELWLIENHGFQAQYAVTELTEKNFWRMFDNTLYEQCRKKYKAIGTFMSAYYKSKKGRKTEKEVQEAEQEKAEQETPEVDE, from the exons ATGTCGGATGCTAAGGCCCCCCTTCGTCCCAAGAGGAAGATGCAGTTGGTGGACTTTCTTATCCAATTCAGATGGATCCTTGTTATCTTCTTTGTCCTTCCTTTCTCGTTCCTGTATTACTTCTCCATATATCTAGGGGATGTTAAATCTGAGAGGAAATCTTACGAACAGCGTCAGAAGGAACACGATGAAAATGTTAAAGAGGTCGTGAAGCGCCTTGGGGAGAGGGATGCATCAAAGGATGGTCTTGTCTGCACAGGCAGGCCTCCGTGGGTGGTTGTTGGAATGAGAAATGTTGACTATAAGCGTGCTCGTCATTTTGAAGTTGATCTTTCTAAGTTCAGAAATATACTTGAAATTGACAAGGAAAGAATGATTGCCAGAGTTGAGCCTCTGGTCAATATGGGCCAAATATCTAGAGTTACTGTTCCAATGAATCTTTCCCTTGCAGTTCTTGCTGAGCTTGATGATCTGACAGTTGGTGGTCTGATCAATGGCTTCGGGATTGAAGGAAGCTCTCACATCTTTGGATTGTTCTCTGACACTGTTGTGTCACTTGAGGTAGTTCTAGCAGACGGACGGGTGGTTAGAGCTACAAAGGACAATGAGTATTCTGATCTTTTCTATGCTATCCCGTGGTCTCAGGGGACATTGGGTCTTCTTGTTTCAGCTGAGATCAAGCTTATACCGGTTAAGGAGTACGTGAGACTTACTTACAAACCTGTAACTGGTAATCTTAAAGAGCTTGCGCAGGCTTATGCGGATACTTTTGCACCTAGAGATGGGGACCAGGACAATCCTTCTAAAGTTCCAGAGATGGTAGAAGGCATGATTTATAGTCCCACGGAAGGTGTTATGATGACCGGTAGATATGCTTCGAAACAGGAAGCCAAGCAAAGGGGTAATGTAATCAACAATTATGGTTGGTGGTTCAAACCATGGTTTTACCAGCATGCTCAAACTGCACTGAAAAGAGGGGAATTTGTGGAGTACATTCCAACTAGGGACTACTACCACAGGCACACAAGATCCTTGTATTGGGAAGGGAAACTAATTCTTCCATTTGGTGATCAGTTCTGGTTTAGGTTTCTCCTAGGATGGCTCATGCCACCCAAGATTGCTCTGCTCAAGGCCACTCAAAGTGAGGCTATCAGGAACTATTACCATGACCATCATGTTATTCAGGATCTGCTTGTTCCTCTTTACAAGGTTGGAGATTGTCTTGAGTGGGTCCACCGCGAAATGGAG GTATATCCCATCTGGCTCTGCCCACACAGAATTTACAAGCTGCCTGTGAAACCTATGATCTATCCTGAACCAGGATTTGAGGCACACCGCAGGCAGGGTGACACTGAATATGCTCAAATGTATACTGATATCGGCGTCTACTATGTTCCTGGAGCAGTCCTGAGAGGTGAGCCCTTTGATGGTGCAGAGAAATGCCGCCAACTGGAGCTTTGGTTGATCGAAAACCATGGGTTCCAGGCTCAATACGCGGTCACTGAACTGACAGAGAAGAACTTCTGGAGGATGTTTGATAATACCCTCTACGAGCAGTGCAGAAAAAAATATAAAGCCATCGGAACCTTCATGAGTGCGTACTATAAATCCAAAAAAGGAAGGAAGACGGAGAAGGAGGTGCAGGAAGCCGAGCAAGAGAAAGCTGAACAAGAGACTCCCGAAGTCGATGAGTAA